The following proteins are encoded in a genomic region of Sneathiella marina:
- a CDS encoding MBL fold metallo-hydrolase translates to MKLWAKITLSVVILLLLLGGLIYWLGVELSADISDEHRQQLAMSKQYKDGAFFNHERQAPYEFSWNYLQEQFFGKQERVPNGDLPVVPLDPEKLSAPPEPGLRATWLGHATVLLELDGQRILTDPMLSERASPFQFIGPERFHPSPIALKDLHGIDAVVISHDHYDHLDEATIRHLAPQGTDFYVPLGVGSHLLKWEVPAEQIFELDWWDEETRGDLSLVATPSRHYSGRGLADYKGTLWASWALIGPRHRVFFSGDSGYGSLFRDIGSGVGPFDLTLIKIGSYGPGQSWIDIHMSAEDALLTHRDLQGQRMLPIHWGTFNLGIHAWDEPIRRATAAALEKQVEMLTPKLGEEVDINRPYTNSPWWESVGPAKSTP, encoded by the coding sequence ATGAAGCTTTGGGCAAAAATCACCTTATCCGTTGTTATTCTGCTGTTGCTGCTGGGCGGGCTTATTTATTGGCTGGGTGTCGAGCTTAGCGCCGATATTTCCGATGAGCACAGGCAACAGCTGGCAATGTCCAAGCAATATAAAGATGGCGCTTTCTTCAATCACGAGCGTCAGGCCCCCTATGAATTCAGCTGGAACTACCTGCAGGAACAGTTCTTTGGTAAGCAGGAACGGGTGCCAAATGGCGATCTGCCCGTCGTCCCGCTGGATCCCGAGAAATTGAGCGCACCGCCGGAACCGGGCCTGCGGGCGACTTGGCTTGGCCATGCGACTGTTTTGCTGGAGCTGGATGGCCAGCGTATCCTGACCGACCCCATGCTGTCGGAGCGGGCCTCCCCCTTTCAGTTTATTGGCCCCGAACGGTTCCACCCCTCTCCCATCGCCTTAAAGGATCTGCACGGGATTGATGCGGTCGTGATTTCACATGATCATTATGATCATCTGGATGAGGCAACCATCCGCCATTTGGCGCCGCAAGGCACAGATTTTTACGTACCGCTCGGTGTCGGATCGCATTTGCTCAAATGGGAAGTCCCGGCCGAACAAATTTTCGAACTGGACTGGTGGGATGAGGAAACCCGGGGCGATCTCAGTTTGGTGGCAACCCCCAGCCGGCATTATTCCGGCCGCGGATTGGCCGACTATAAAGGGACTTTATGGGCCTCCTGGGCACTGATCGGACCGCGGCACAGGGTATTTTTCAGCGGTGATTCCGGGTATGGCAGCCTGTTCCGCGATATTGGGTCTGGCGTCGGCCCGTTCGATTTGACCCTGATCAAGATCGGCTCCTATGGGCCCGGGCAATCCTGGATCGACATCCATATGAGCGCCGAAGATGCCCTCCTCACCCATCGGGATTTGCAGGGCCAGCGCATGCTGCCCATTCATTGGGGCACCTTTAATCTGGGCATTCATGCCTGGGATGAACCTATCCGCCGGGCCACCGCCGCCGCCCTGGAAAAGCAGGTGGAAATGCTCACCCCAAAACTGGGGGAAGAGGTGGACATCAACCGGCCTTATACAAATAGTCCGTGGTGGGAAAGCGTCGGGCCGGCAAAGAGCACGCCTTAA
- a CDS encoding glutathione S-transferase family protein: MSDLQLISHPLCPYVQRAVIVLTEKNMDHQRTYIDLADKPDWFAPISPLGRVPILKTAGTVLFESQVIAEYLDEITPLSLHPEDPLQKARHRSWIEFGSETLGAIAGFYTAKDAAAFDKKRQALREKFARIEPEITGPFFDGNRFHLIDGVWGPLFRYLDSFDDIADFGFLQDLKKTTAWRSLLSTRPSIVTAVPDGYPARLKTFLKNRNSYLSGLMG, encoded by the coding sequence ATGTCCGACTTGCAGTTAATCAGCCACCCTTTATGCCCCTATGTTCAACGGGCCGTCATCGTCCTGACGGAGAAGAATATGGATCACCAGCGCACCTATATCGATCTGGCCGACAAGCCCGACTGGTTCGCCCCGATCTCCCCGCTGGGCCGGGTGCCGATCCTGAAAACCGCCGGGACCGTGCTGTTCGAAAGCCAGGTAATTGCCGAATATCTCGACGAGATCACCCCCCTCTCCCTGCATCCGGAGGATCCGTTACAAAAAGCCCGGCATCGTTCCTGGATCGAGTTCGGCTCGGAAACCCTCGGCGCCATCGCCGGTTTCTACACCGCAAAAGACGCCGCCGCGTTCGACAAAAAACGACAGGCCCTGCGTGAAAAATTTGCACGGATCGAGCCGGAAATCACCGGGCCCTTCTTCGACGGCAACCGCTTTCACCTGATCGACGGCGTCTGGGGACCCCTTTTCCGATATCTCGATAGCTTCGACGACATCGCCGATTTCGGCTTTCTGCAAGACTTGAAAAAAACAACCGCCTGGCGCAGCCTTCTCTCCACCCGCCCCTCAATCGTCACGGCCGTCCCGGACGGATACCCGGCCAGACTGAAGACCTTCCTGAAAAACCGGAATTCCTACCTGAGCGGTCTTATGGGGTAG
- a CDS encoding dienelactone hydrolase family protein: MPDISITGPDGTFSAYLAVPQSGSGAGVLMIQEIFGVNQDMRDHCDARAAEGYIALCPDLFWRQKPGIQLTDQSEEEWAQAVALYQALDYAKAVEDLKTSLGYLRNLEGCTGKVGAMGFCLGGYLTYLMATRSDTDCNAGYYGVGIDTRLNEQDQITSPTLLHIAEEDKFVPPPTQALIKEGLAGNAQVIIHSYPGMDHAFARHGGTHFDADAARLANERTAALFRANLG, from the coding sequence ATGCCTGATATCTCCATTACAGGACCCGACGGGACGTTTTCTGCCTATCTGGCCGTCCCCCAAAGCGGCTCCGGTGCCGGCGTGCTGATGATCCAGGAAATCTTCGGGGTCAATCAGGACATGCGCGATCATTGTGATGCCCGCGCCGCCGAGGGATATATTGCCCTGTGCCCTGATTTGTTCTGGCGGCAAAAACCCGGTATCCAGCTGACCGACCAAAGCGAAGAGGAATGGGCGCAGGCCGTGGCGCTTTATCAGGCACTGGATTACGCCAAAGCCGTGGAGGATTTGAAAACCAGCCTTGGCTATCTCCGCAATCTGGAGGGATGTACGGGGAAAGTCGGCGCCATGGGATTTTGTCTCGGCGGCTATCTCACCTATCTGATGGCAACCCGAAGCGATACGGATTGCAATGCCGGATATTACGGTGTCGGCATCGACACGCGCTTAAATGAACAGGACCAGATAACCAGCCCGACCCTGTTGCATATTGCCGAGGAAGACAAATTCGTGCCCCCGCCAACGCAAGCCCTGATCAAGGAGGGACTGGCCGGCAACGCCCAGGTGATCATCCACAGTTATCCCGGCATGGATCACGCCTTCGCCCGGCATGGCGGCACCCATTTTGACGCCGACGCCGCCCGCCTCGCCAATGAGCGCACGGCGGCCTTGTTCCGGGCCAATCTGGGATAG
- a CDS encoding TauD/TfdA dioxygenase family protein: MTLEITPLDASFGARIENISLSGLKAKQVSALYELWLEYGLLVFPGQNLTRREQITFARHFGKLEVKMVELSNVKEDGSLRNGKDDDMVKILKGNMGWHQDSTYLSVQAKGAAFSAHVVPTEGGETAWSDTAAAYDALDDELKKRIDGLSAYHSLHHSQQKAGFTHKAKKDSEYSGYGLGRQKPPLRPLVKTHAETGRKVLTIGRHAYGIPGLEEDESEKLLSDLVDFTCQAPRVYQHSWTVGDIVLWDNRRLMHQGCPWDMRERRVMLHSRIAGDPVAEFAAPA; this comes from the coding sequence ATGACCTTGGAAATCACCCCGTTGGACGCTTCCTTCGGCGCCCGGATAGAGAATATTTCCCTGTCCGGCCTAAAAGCCAAACAGGTATCGGCGTTATATGAGTTGTGGCTGGAATATGGTTTGCTGGTGTTTCCTGGCCAAAATCTTACCCGGCGCGAACAAATCACATTTGCCCGCCACTTCGGCAAGCTGGAAGTCAAAATGGTGGAGCTAAGCAATGTCAAGGAAGATGGTAGTCTGCGTAACGGCAAAGACGATGATATGGTCAAGATCCTCAAAGGCAATATGGGGTGGCATCAGGACAGCACCTATCTATCTGTACAAGCGAAAGGCGCCGCGTTTAGCGCCCATGTGGTCCCGACTGAAGGCGGCGAAACCGCCTGGTCGGATACCGCCGCGGCTTATGATGCCCTCGATGACGAATTAAAAAAACGCATCGATGGATTGTCCGCCTATCATTCTTTACATCATAGCCAGCAGAAAGCCGGCTTCACCCACAAGGCCAAAAAAGACAGTGAATATTCCGGCTACGGCCTGGGCAGGCAGAAACCACCCTTGCGTCCTCTGGTCAAAACCCATGCTGAAACCGGCCGTAAAGTCCTGACCATTGGCCGTCACGCATACGGGATCCCGGGTCTGGAGGAGGACGAGTCTGAAAAACTGCTGTCGGACCTGGTGGATTTCACCTGTCAGGCGCCGCGCGTCTATCAGCATAGCTGGACGGTGGGGGATATTGTCCTGTGGGATAACCGCCGCCTTATGCATCAGGGCTGCCCCTGGGATATGCGCGAACGGCGGGTCATGTTGCATTCCCGCATCGCCGGTGACCCCGTCGCAGAATTTGCCGCCCCGGCGTAA
- a CDS encoding DUF6868 family protein: MMDLTGLTSFFGWMTAVNILVLIIVGIAVMALRGVMVSLHSKLLGVPEADLPGLYFRYIANYKVAVFVFNLVPYMALKLMA, translated from the coding sequence ATGATGGATTTAACCGGTTTAACAAGTTTTTTCGGATGGATGACGGCTGTCAATATTCTGGTGCTGATCATTGTCGGGATCGCTGTAATGGCATTGCGCGGCGTCATGGTCAGCCTGCATTCGAAATTGCTGGGGGTGCCCGAAGCGGATTTGCCGGGCCTGTATTTTCGCTATATCGCCAATTACAAAGTTGCCGTTTTCGTCTTTAATCTGGTGCCCTATATGGCCCTCAAGCTGATGGCCTAG
- a CDS encoding multidrug effflux MFS transporter, with protein sequence MRPVLAATTPPRMITLVILTGLSVLSLNMFLPSLSNMAVEFETEYSVMTLAIAGYLAITAVLMMIMGPLSDRYGRRPVLLLAVSIFTVSSLVCALSTHIWLFLFFRVCQGAVIAGWAVSLAVIRDTTAPQEAASKIGYVTMAMAVAPMLGPMFGGVLDELFNWRASFFAYTGFGLLAFTLCWFDLGETNKTRSATFAQQFRSYPELFGSRRYWGYAICQAFSTGAFYVFIAGAPLIAVTLLGLTPAVLGFYMGTITAGFAFGSFISGRYARRFPLTTMMITGRIVGNFGVIAALILVASGHLNVGTLFGALVFVGIGNGLTMPSCNAGILSLRPALAGSAAGLAGALTIGGGALLTTLTGAVVIGEKGAYGLLFVLLLCTLMSLMGAVTVWLLDRRHTA encoded by the coding sequence ATGCGTCCCGTGCTCGCCGCCACCACTCCTCCCAGAATGATAACCCTGGTGATATTGACCGGGTTGTCCGTGCTGTCCTTGAATATGTTCCTGCCCTCCCTGTCCAATATGGCCGTGGAATTTGAGACGGAATATAGCGTCATGACACTGGCTATTGCCGGATATCTGGCGATCACGGCGGTGTTGATGATGATCATGGGACCCTTGTCCGATCGCTATGGGCGGCGTCCGGTACTGCTTTTGGCGGTCAGTATTTTTACCGTCTCCTCGCTGGTTTGTGCCCTATCGACCCATATCTGGCTGTTCCTGTTTTTCCGGGTCTGCCAGGGGGCGGTGATTGCCGGCTGGGCCGTGTCTCTGGCGGTGATCCGGGATACCACGGCTCCGCAAGAGGCCGCCAGCAAGATCGGATATGTAACCATGGCCATGGCGGTGGCGCCCATGCTCGGCCCGATGTTTGGGGGTGTCCTTGATGAATTATTCAACTGGCGCGCCAGCTTTTTCGCCTATACGGGATTTGGCCTGCTGGCTTTCACCTTGTGCTGGTTTGATCTGGGAGAGACCAATAAAACACGTTCTGCAACCTTCGCGCAGCAATTTCGCTCCTATCCCGAACTTTTTGGCTCGCGCCGATATTGGGGCTATGCCATTTGCCAGGCTTTCTCCACGGGGGCATTTTATGTGTTTATCGCCGGCGCACCGCTGATCGCGGTGACCTTGCTGGGCTTGACACCGGCCGTGCTCGGTTTTTACATGGGTACCATCACGGCAGGCTTTGCCTTCGGCAGCTTTATTTCAGGGCGCTATGCTCGGCGATTTCCGCTGACAACCATGATGATTACCGGGCGGATTGTCGGTAATTTCGGAGTGATCGCAGCGCTGATACTGGTCGCTTCCGGGCATTTGAACGTGGGAACCCTATTCGGTGCGCTGGTCTTTGTCGGGATTGGCAACGGACTGACCATGCCCAGTTGCAATGCGGGTATCCTATCCCTGCGACCGGCTTTGGCAGGCAGCGCCGCCGGCCTCGCGGGGGCATTGACCATTGGCGGTGGTGCGCTGCTGACCACCTTGACCGGCGCCGTTGTCATTGGAGAAAAGGGGGCCTATGGCCTGCTGTTCGTCTTGCTGCTTTGTACCCTGATGTCGTTGATGGGCGCCGTTACGGTTTGGCTGCTGGACCGGCGCCATACAGCCTAG
- a CDS encoding MarR family winged helix-turn-helix transcriptional regulator encodes MSMQMHVNKDMKKRNDTTVKAWVALVKAHSRALATIENSLKAAGMPTLEWYDALLELERAGNQGIRPVSLRAELLLPQYGMSRLVDRLEKAGYLKRTADQKDGRGQRLFITGRGKKTREKMWTVYAPAMEEAVGGTLSQPELRQLTGLLCKLEG; translated from the coding sequence ATGTCAATGCAAATGCATGTAAATAAAGATATGAAGAAACGGAACGACACGACGGTCAAGGCCTGGGTGGCCCTGGTAAAAGCCCATTCAAGGGCTCTTGCGACAATTGAAAACTCTCTCAAGGCGGCGGGGATGCCGACGCTGGAATGGTATGACGCGCTGCTGGAATTGGAGCGGGCGGGGAATCAGGGGATCCGCCCCGTATCCTTGCGGGCCGAATTGCTTCTGCCGCAATATGGCATGTCGCGCCTGGTCGACCGGCTGGAAAAAGCCGGGTACCTGAAGCGCACCGCCGATCAGAAGGATGGCCGTGGGCAACGATTATTTATCACAGGCCGGGGTAAAAAAACCCGAGAGAAGATGTGGACCGTCTACGCCCCCGCCATGGAAGAGGCGGTTGGCGGCACCCTCTCTCAACCGGAGCTCAGGCAGCTCACCGGGCTGCTGTGTAAACTGGAGGGCTAA
- a CDS encoding adenylate/guanylate cyclase domain-containing protein — MSDQTPAEQSKDPFYLAEQAGLKLAIKGRLVTVVILMALMALTRGPDRAVDYILAGILFSLLGVAHYLLIGSRFDRSWIKYVFISIDIALLSVAVAVLPAAPETEIPQIMIFRFSVFPFYFILLGVAAFSFSPGLLLWTGMAGVAGWMSAFAWVRAGMDRAYEWTEMPVDPTPTQFLELFLNPGFAGTGSRLQEAAVFLVVAILLAIVMRRARQTVRRQLAAERQTSLVSGLFGRFVPAEVASSMIEDDGVLDPVEREATVLFTDVAGFTSLTETKGPRAIVDTFNAFFDAASEVIGQHNGVVTQFLGDAILATFNVPVADDRHAERALAAARDLMALVENQTFAGEKLDIRIGLSSGPVIAGNVGGGGRQSYTVYGDPVNLAARLESLNKEYGTSLLMSQSTADQVGQEAVQRIGEIDVRGLSEPVGVYTGAP, encoded by the coding sequence ATGTCGGACCAGACGCCTGCAGAACAATCAAAAGACCCGTTTTACCTCGCCGAGCAGGCGGGGTTGAAGCTGGCTATCAAGGGCCGCCTTGTCACGGTGGTGATCCTGATGGCGCTGATGGCCCTGACGCGCGGGCCGGACCGGGCGGTTGACTATATTCTGGCCGGGATCCTGTTTTCCCTGCTCGGCGTCGCCCATTACCTGCTTATCGGGTCGCGCTTCGATCGCAGCTGGATCAAATATGTGTTTATCAGCATTGATATCGCGCTGTTATCCGTCGCCGTTGCGGTGCTGCCGGCGGCCCCGGAAACCGAGATCCCGCAAATCATGATCTTCCGGTTCAGTGTCTTTCCCTTTTACTTTATCCTGCTGGGCGTCGCCGCCTTCAGTTTTTCACCGGGGCTTTTGCTGTGGACCGGCATGGCCGGGGTTGCGGGGTGGATGAGCGCTTTTGCCTGGGTCCGGGCCGGCATGGACCGCGCCTATGAATGGACGGAGATGCCGGTCGATCCGACGCCGACGCAATTTCTGGAGCTGTTCCTGAACCCGGGATTTGCCGGAACTGGCAGCCGCCTGCAAGAGGCGGCGGTGTTTCTGGTGGTGGCCATCCTGCTGGCCATTGTCATGCGCCGGGCCCGCCAGACGGTGCGGCGCCAGCTGGCGGCGGAACGGCAAACCTCGCTGGTTTCCGGGTTGTTCGGCCGGTTTGTGCCCGCCGAAGTGGCCAGTTCCATGATCGAGGATGACGGCGTGCTGGACCCGGTGGAGCGGGAGGCGACGGTTTTATTCACCGATGTCGCCGGATTTACCAGCCTGACCGAAACCAAGGGACCGCGGGCCATTGTCGATACCTTCAACGCCTTTTTCGATGCCGCCTCCGAAGTGATTGGCCAGCATAACGGGGTGGTCACGCAGTTTCTGGGAGATGCCATTCTTGCCACCTTCAATGTCCCGGTCGCGGATGACCGACATGCGGAGCGGGCGCTGGCGGCGGCCAGGGATCTGATGGCGCTGGTGGAAAACCAGACCTTTGCCGGAGAGAAGCTGGATATCCGGATCGGGCTCAGTTCCGGCCCGGTAATCGCCGGAAATGTCGGCGGCGGCGGCCGGCAGAGCTATACGGTCTATGGCGATCCGGTCAATCTGGCGGCGCGGCTTGAAAGCCTGAACAAGGAATATGGAACCTCCTTGCTGATGTCCCAGTCGACGGCCGATCAGGTCGGGCAGGAGGCCGTGCAGCGGATCGGTGAGATCGACGTTCGCGGCTTAAGCGAGCCCGTCGGCGTCTATACAGGGGCGCCGTGA
- a CDS encoding nuclear transport factor 2 family protein — MASIDMDAFAADWIAAWNSHDLNRIIAHYGSDIVFLSPIAEKLMGNGKVAGLDRLRRYWTAGLASQTDLKFELLHVLRGHECLTILYRNHKQQIVAETLEFDGDGKIQRAFACYQLEQG, encoded by the coding sequence ATGGCCAGTATCGATATGGATGCATTTGCTGCGGACTGGATCGCGGCATGGAATAGCCATGATTTAAACCGGATCATTGCGCATTATGGATCTGATATTGTTTTCCTGTCGCCAATTGCCGAGAAACTCATGGGAAATGGGAAGGTTGCTGGCCTCGACAGGTTACGCCGCTATTGGACTGCGGGCCTTGCGTCTCAGACTGATTTGAAATTTGAGCTGCTGCACGTTTTGCGGGGCCATGAATGCCTGACAATTTTGTATCGCAATCACAAACAGCAAATAGTTGCGGAAACACTGGAATTTGACGGTGATGGAAAAATTCAACGGGCTTTTGCCTGTTATCAGCTTGAGCAAGGCTGA
- a CDS encoding tetratricopeptide repeat protein has protein sequence MRFLFLPVILFLVACNTTTAPPSDLTLSETQNPYFIGWYTNYSELCARFDGGGGAERHKTEALKDWYGNDPFFKKGYAKNAELLDRNRMTGLTRCERAIAIVDVAFAGQGVLQSDETAIEKIEMAANEGDVVAQNNLGRIYSRGQTVPLDYQLARKWFTMAATEGFAPAQNNLGDMYANTRVLAKNYEEGLKWYRRAADQGHRAAQFNLGRMYYYGQAVELDYGQSLMWYSLAARQGHAEAIVNKRRLERKMTGEAIKKAQVLVDACLKKGFAGC, from the coding sequence GTGAGATTTCTTTTCCTTCCCGTAATATTATTTCTGGTCGCCTGCAATACGACGACGGCACCCCCGTCAGACCTCACCCTTTCGGAAACCCAGAATCCTTATTTTATTGGATGGTACACAAATTATAGCGAACTTTGCGCCCGCTTTGATGGTGGTGGCGGCGCGGAGAGACATAAAACCGAGGCCTTGAAGGATTGGTACGGAAATGATCCCTTTTTCAAGAAGGGATATGCCAAAAATGCAGAGTTACTTGACCGAAACAGAATGACGGGCCTCACCAGATGTGAAAGAGCCATTGCCATCGTCGACGTTGCTTTTGCAGGACAGGGGGTCCTTCAATCTGACGAAACCGCAATTGAGAAAATTGAAATGGCCGCAAATGAGGGGGATGTTGTTGCCCAGAACAACTTGGGCAGAATTTATTCTCGGGGACAGACCGTGCCCCTGGATTATCAGCTGGCGCGCAAATGGTTCACCATGGCGGCGACTGAGGGGTTTGCACCGGCGCAGAATAATCTGGGCGATATGTATGCGAACACCCGTGTTCTGGCAAAAAATTATGAAGAGGGGCTGAAATGGTATCGGCGGGCGGCCGATCAGGGACATAGGGCGGCCCAGTTCAATCTCGGCCGGATGTATTATTACGGGCAGGCGGTGGAGCTGGATTACGGGCAATCCCTTATGTGGTATAGCCTTGCCGCCCGGCAAGGGCATGCAGAAGCGATCGTCAATAAACGCCGGCTTGAAAGGAAAATGACGGGTGAGGCTATTAAAAAGGCGCAAGTTCTCGTTGATGCCTGCCTCAAGAAAGGCTTCGCAGGCTGCTGA
- a CDS encoding twin-arginine translocation signal domain-containing protein — MKRQTRQKRRSKNTNAGSSAQTTAPKKKLTRRDFLGKIGYGTLGVAVAGGGSWFFVEEVRATMRESDLSQIGNGIPTVVQIHDPQCSQCVALQRESREALCEINGDQLQFLVADIRTSKGRRFAATHNVSHVTLLLFDADGQRRNVLVGPNKSEHLSGIFQRHLARYAKS; from the coding sequence ATGAAACGGCAAACGCGACAAAAAAGGCGCAGTAAAAATACAAATGCCGGCTCTTCTGCGCAGACCACCGCCCCCAAAAAGAAACTCACACGGCGGGATTTTCTGGGAAAAATTGGATATGGCACTTTGGGCGTGGCCGTTGCTGGCGGTGGCAGCTGGTTTTTCGTTGAGGAGGTCAGAGCCACAATGCGCGAAAGTGACCTGTCGCAAATCGGCAACGGGATTCCGACGGTTGTCCAAATCCATGATCCCCAATGTTCCCAATGTGTCGCCTTGCAACGGGAATCAAGAGAGGCGCTCTGTGAGATCAATGGGGATCAGCTGCAATTCCTGGTTGCCGATATCCGAACATCCAAAGGCAGGCGCTTCGCGGCAACCCACAATGTCAGCCATGTCACCTTGTTGTTGTTTGACGCTGATGGCCAGAGACGCAATGTGTTGGTCGGCCCGAACAAAAGCGAACATCTGTCCGGGATATTCCAGCGCCATCTTGCCAGATATGCCAAAAGCTGA
- a CDS encoding TetR family transcriptional regulator C-terminal domain-containing protein: MTPRTATSDPTDGRLLRGLRSREMVLEKALQLASVDGLEGLSINRLAGALGTAKSSVHGLFGSKQGLQLAVIEATRKILIDLVMRPSRTAAAGLPRLEALGEAWMAYLDADTFTGGCLLSSASLEMDGRPGPVRDAVAQALQEWLAVLAHNVSAAVGDGDLASDTDPEQLAFELNAIGMSANWHYQLYGNRKAFERGRAGWRHLLIGYQP; encoded by the coding sequence ATGACACCCCGCACCGCAACCTCAGATCCAACCGACGGACGCCTTCTTCGAGGGCTCCGCAGTCGCGAAATGGTCCTTGAAAAAGCTTTGCAGCTGGCCTCTGTCGACGGGCTTGAAGGCCTCTCCATCAATCGCCTTGCTGGGGCGTTGGGGACGGCGAAAAGCAGTGTCCATGGCTTGTTCGGCTCGAAGCAGGGCCTGCAGCTGGCCGTGATCGAGGCAACCCGGAAAATATTGATAGACCTGGTGATGCGGCCCTCACGCACCGCCGCCGCCGGGTTGCCGCGGCTCGAAGCGTTGGGGGAGGCATGGATGGCCTATCTTGACGCGGACACGTTCACCGGTGGCTGCCTGTTATCGTCCGCGTCGCTGGAAATGGATGGCCGGCCGGGACCGGTGCGCGACGCGGTTGCCCAGGCCTTGCAGGAATGGCTGGCCGTGCTCGCGCATAATGTGAGCGCGGCGGTAGGGGACGGCGATCTGGCCTCTGATACCGATCCTGAACAGCTGGCGTTCGAACTGAACGCCATCGGAATGTCCGCCAATTGGCATTACCAGCTTTATGGAAACCGGAAAGCATTCGAAAGAGGCCGGGCGGGCTGGCGGCATCTGCTTATAGGATACCAGCCTTAA
- a CDS encoding NADP-dependent oxidoreductase → MSDVTQIVIRELPTDNLRADHFETRTAAMPTIEDGQLLVRTILMSLDAANRAWMQGATYREAVKPGDVMHTYSIGEVVESKADGFSPGDIVAGEGGWATHTVMKARAVARISDYRPLTHHMSLLGIAGKTAYHGLMHIGEPKAGETVVVSAAAGSVGIFVGQIAKAVGARAVGIAGGAEKCAWLVDELGFDAAVDYKSPTFFKDLQAACPGGIDVYFDNVGGKILEAAMFLSNLKARIVCCGAVSQYDTAEMTSPKGVPGLIVVKRLKMQGFIVMDFGDQDAAALADLSNWYNSGQIKVVEDVLEGLDAAPAGLVGLLKGENRGKRMVRVAPDPS, encoded by the coding sequence ATGAGCGACGTTACACAAATTGTTATTCGCGAGCTGCCAACGGACAACTTGCGGGCCGATCATTTTGAAACACGAACGGCCGCCATGCCGACAATTGAAGACGGGCAACTCCTGGTCCGCACAATCCTCATGTCACTGGACGCTGCGAACCGGGCCTGGATGCAGGGCGCCACCTATCGCGAAGCCGTCAAGCCCGGCGATGTGATGCATACCTACAGCATTGGCGAAGTGGTGGAGAGTAAGGCCGATGGTTTTTCACCCGGTGATATTGTCGCCGGTGAAGGGGGCTGGGCCACCCATACGGTCATGAAAGCTCGCGCCGTCGCGAGAATTTCAGACTATCGTCCACTGACACATCATATGTCCCTGCTGGGCATCGCCGGAAAAACCGCCTATCACGGGCTGATGCATATTGGCGAGCCGAAAGCCGGGGAAACGGTTGTTGTCTCCGCCGCCGCCGGATCCGTTGGTATCTTTGTGGGTCAGATTGCAAAGGCCGTGGGCGCGCGGGCTGTCGGCATCGCCGGGGGCGCTGAAAAATGCGCCTGGCTCGTCGATGAACTCGGTTTCGATGCCGCCGTCGATTACAAATCCCCAACCTTTTTCAAGGACCTGCAAGCCGCCTGTCCGGGTGGCATAGATGTGTATTTCGATAATGTCGGCGGCAAGATACTGGAAGCGGCCATGTTCTTGTCCAATCTCAAGGCGCGCATTGTATGCTGCGGCGCCGTTTCGCAATATGATACGGCGGAGATGACGTCCCCTAAGGGTGTCCCCGGGTTGATCGTTGTCAAACGTCTTAAGATGCAGGGCTTTATCGTCATGGATTTCGGCGATCAGGATGCAGCCGCTCTGGCGGATTTATCCAATTGGTACAACTCCGGCCAGATAAAGGTGGTGGAGGATGTGCTGGAGGGACTGGATGCGGCACCGGCCGGACTGGTCGGATTGCTGAAAGGCGAAAACCGCGGCAAAAGAATGGTGAGGGTTGCACCTGATCCCAGCTAG